The following proteins are encoded in a genomic region of Clostridium kluyveri:
- a CDS encoding response regulator transcription factor: MRKILIIEDDLSIAELQKDYLELEGFQVTICTEGVKGLNTLNNNKFDLLILDIMLPKINGYSILRSIQDKKDIPVLLVSAKKEEIDKIKGFTLGADDYITKPFSPGELVARVKSHIQNYERIKSKFNFKHNKLIIRGLEILKDSRQVFVNGKEITLAQKEFDILLYMAENPNRVFNREELFEKIWGLGSMGDNATVTVHIRRIREKIEPYPSKPQYIETVWGAGYRLRV; this comes from the coding sequence ATGAGAAAGATTTTAATAATTGAAGATGATTTAAGTATAGCAGAACTTCAAAAGGATTATCTTGAATTAGAAGGATTCCAAGTTACCATATGTACAGAAGGAGTAAAAGGACTAAATACCTTAAATAATAATAAATTTGATTTATTGATTCTAGATATAATGCTTCCTAAAATTAATGGTTATAGTATTTTGCGTAGTATACAGGATAAGAAGGATATTCCTGTGCTTTTAGTTTCTGCTAAAAAAGAGGAAATTGATAAAATTAAGGGATTCACTTTAGGAGCAGATGATTACATTACAAAACCTTTTAGTCCTGGTGAACTAGTGGCAAGGGTTAAATCACATATTCAAAATTATGAAAGAATAAAAAGTAAATTTAATTTTAAGCATAATAAGTTAATAATAAGAGGGCTAGAAATACTAAAGGATTCCAGACAGGTTTTCGTAAATGGCAAAGAAATTACTTTAGCCCAAAAAGAGTTTGATATTTTACTTTATATGGCAGAAAATCCTAATAGGGTATTCAATAGAGAAGAACTCTTTGAAAAAATATGGGGCCTTGGCTCTATGGGAGACAATGCCACAGTTACAGTACATATAAGAAGGATACGTGAAAAGATAGAACCTTATCCGTCTAAGCCTCAATACATAGAAACAGTGTGGGGGGCAGGTTACAGGCTTAGAGTTTAA
- a CDS encoding HAMP domain-containing sensor histidine kinase — protein MNIKRRMILYNTLTIIIPFIIASIIAIIFVSLSSKFFDTSINYDEFKESAYVRSELLNTVREISKSNIKNIKGTEFEKFLNEKLALIDGKIIIIKNDTIIFYSDNMDKMDIENSLSEANNKSSKNLVTIGNIHYSVKSFPLQFNDELQGKVIFLVPVKKETDVLENFIIAILAIFLISSVLTSILVSYIFSKKILTPITLLKESMSKIRDGELNFEIAETGDKEIRELCTDFEQMRIKLKDSINAKMKYDDNRKLLISSISHDLKTPITSIEGYVQGILDGVANTPEKLEHYLKTIHKKTIQIDNMIDDLLLYSKLNLKQIPFNYEKTDIVDYFNYCILENEPELNKFNIKINLQNHLKNSKYVMIDKERFMRVILNIIDNSRKYMDKEEGKIVIFLRETASSIIIEIKDNGCGINENDVNKIFNKFYRGDSSRSNASGSGLGLAISKQIVEGHNGKIWAVSNELKGTSILISIGKVS, from the coding sequence ATGAATATAAAAAGACGAATGATTCTTTATAATACTTTAACAATAATAATTCCCTTTATAATTGCAAGCATAATTGCAATTATATTTGTATCATTATCTTCAAAATTTTTTGATACTAGTATAAACTATGATGAATTTAAAGAATCTGCATACGTAAGATCTGAATTATTGAATACAGTAAGAGAAATATCCAAATCTAATATTAAAAATATAAAAGGTACAGAATTTGAAAAGTTTTTAAATGAAAAACTTGCACTTATAGATGGTAAAATTATAATAATAAAAAATGACACTATTATATTTTATTCTGACAATATGGATAAGATGGATATAGAAAATTCCTTAAGTGAGGCAAATAATAAGTCTTCAAAAAATCTAGTAACCATAGGAAATATTCATTATTCTGTAAAGTCTTTTCCTCTTCAGTTTAATGATGAGCTGCAAGGAAAAGTAATATTTTTAGTTCCTGTAAAAAAAGAAACAGATGTTTTAGAAAACTTTATAATAGCCATTTTAGCTATATTTTTGATTTCCTCTGTTCTAACAAGTATTCTTGTATCGTATATATTTTCAAAAAAAATATTAACTCCCATAACATTATTAAAAGAATCCATGTCAAAAATACGAGATGGAGAATTAAATTTTGAAATTGCAGAAACGGGAGATAAAGAAATAAGAGAACTTTGTACTGATTTTGAACAGATGAGGATAAAATTGAAAGATTCAATTAATGCAAAAATGAAATATGATGATAACAGAAAATTACTTATTTCCAGTATATCTCATGATTTAAAGACTCCAATAACTTCTATAGAAGGATATGTTCAGGGGATTTTAGATGGTGTAGCTAACACTCCTGAAAAACTAGAACATTATTTAAAAACCATACATAAAAAAACAATACAAATTGACAATATGATAGATGATCTGCTTTTATATTCTAAGTTAAATTTAAAACAGATTCCCTTCAACTACGAAAAGACAGATATTGTGGACTATTTTAATTACTGTATTCTTGAAAATGAACCAGAACTTAATAAATTTAACATAAAAATAAACTTACAAAATCACTTGAAAAATTCAAAATATGTTATGATAGATAAAGAGAGATTCATGAGGGTTATATTAAATATAATTGATAATTCGAGAAAATACATGGATAAAGAAGAAGGAAAAATAGTTATATTTCTCAGAGAAACTGCTTCAAGTATAATAATTGAAATAAAAGATAATGGATGTGGCATTAATGAAAATGATGTAAATAAAATATTTAATAAGTTCTATAGAGGAGATTCTTCAAGAAGCAATGCTTCAGGAAGTGGTTTAGGCCTTGCAATATCAAAACAAATTGTAGAAGGCCATAATGGTAAGATATGGGCTGTGTCTAATGAACTTAAAGGAACAAGCATACTAATATCCATTGGAAAAGTTAGTTAA
- a CDS encoding ABC transporter permease yields MTGIKATLINELEKLYKNKKVLIVAVLSIIFIIIGQVFILVVRNNFGLKGVSSTEFPLLVLSVFINTLLPLFIALITIDSFSGESSSNTMKICLTKPVSRLKLFIVKISAIVIIIFITLMIIMVFSIISGLIFNSNSFTSENIIKIIISYIVTLIPMIILCLMIVLFTNILKSGIAVFFLSVLVFISFKVLAIFFPSYSGILFTSIMGWHTLWLMDNIPFIKIFRNFIMMLSYIIILFTTAYYMFDKKDF; encoded by the coding sequence ATGACAGGAATTAAAGCAACACTAATAAATGAATTGGAAAAATTATATAAAAATAAAAAAGTTTTAATAGTAGCTGTACTGTCCATAATATTTATTATAATTGGACAAGTTTTTATTTTAGTGGTAAGAAATAATTTTGGACTTAAAGGTGTTTCTAGTACGGAGTTTCCCCTGCTGGTTCTTTCAGTATTTATAAACACACTGCTACCCTTGTTTATAGCTCTTATTACTATTGATAGTTTTTCTGGTGAGTCCTCCAGTAACACTATGAAAATATGTTTAACAAAACCTGTCTCAAGATTAAAACTTTTTATTGTAAAAATAAGTGCAATAGTTATAATTATATTTATAACTTTAATGATTATAATGGTTTTTTCTATAATATCAGGACTAATTTTTAATTCTAATTCTTTTACTTCGGAGAACATTATTAAAATAATAATTTCATACATAGTAACTTTGATACCTATGATAATCCTATGCCTTATGATTGTTTTGTTTACAAATATATTAAAAAGTGGAATAGCTGTATTTTTTCTTTCTGTGTTAGTGTTTATTTCATTTAAAGTACTTGCTATTTTCTTTCCATCATATTCTGGAATTTTATTTACATCCATTATGGGATGGCACACTTTGTGGCTTATGGATAATATACCATTTATAAAGATATTTCGTAATTTTATAATGATGTTAAGTTATATTATAATATTATTTACAACAGCTTATTATATGTTTGATAAAAAAGATTTTTAA
- a CDS encoding cytochrome P450, giving the protein MSVNELIAHDKGLDNTLDLLKEGYLFIKNRTDQYQSDLFETHLLGQKVICMTGEEAAKVFYDPERFQRNGAAPKRVQKTLFGKNGIQTMDGEAHIHRKNLFKSLTTPLHQKKLAELVLERWQASVDKWEGTKKVVLFDEAKEILCRAVCQWAGVPLPESEVKDRAEDFGAMIDAFGAVGPRHWKGRRARNRAEDWIKGIIENVRDGKIKAEEGSALYAMAFHRELDGSQMNTQMAAVELINILRPIVAISTYITFAALALHEHPECKEKLISDDNNYFEMFVQEVRRFYPFTPFLGARVRKNFIWNEYEFNDGILVLLDIYGTNHDPCIWKNPNEFHPERFKEWKGSLFDFIPQGGGDPAKTHRCPGEGITIEIMKTSLNFLINRIEFEVPEQDSSYSLVRIPTFPESGFVMTNIKRKIQTIDK; this is encoded by the coding sequence ATGTCAGTGAACGAATTAATCGCACATGATAAAGGCCTTGATAACACTCTCGATCTACTGAAAGAGGGCTATTTGTTTATAAAAAACAGGACCGACCAGTATCAATCTGATTTGTTTGAAACTCATTTACTAGGACAAAAAGTAATTTGCATGACCGGAGAAGAAGCAGCAAAGGTGTTTTATGATCCAGAACGGTTTCAACGAAATGGTGCAGCACCCAAGCGAGTACAAAAAACATTATTTGGCAAGAATGGAATTCAGACTATGGATGGAGAAGCACATATCCATCGTAAGAATCTCTTTAAGTCACTGACTACTCCACTGCATCAAAAGAAGCTGGCTGAACTTGTATTGGAGAGATGGCAAGCTTCTGTTGACAAATGGGAAGGTACAAAGAAGGTTGTACTCTTTGATGAAGCAAAGGAAATCTTATGTCGGGCGGTATGCCAGTGGGCTGGGGTTCCACTGCCGGAATCTGAAGTAAAGGATAGAGCTGAAGACTTCGGTGCAATGATTGATGCTTTCGGAGCGGTTGGACCGAGGCACTGGAAAGGTAGAAGAGCAAGGAATAGGGCTGAAGATTGGATAAAAGGTATTATAGAGAATGTCCGAGATGGTAAGATAAAGGCTGAAGAAGGTTCAGCACTTTATGCTATGGCTTTTCATAGGGAGCTTGATGGCAGTCAGATGAATACCCAAATGGCTGCTGTAGAACTTATTAATATATTGCGACCAATTGTTGCTATTTCAACCTACATTACTTTTGCAGCTTTAGCACTACATGAGCATCCAGAATGCAAAGAAAAGCTAATTTCAGATGACAATAACTATTTTGAAATGTTTGTACAGGAAGTTCGTCGCTTTTACCCCTTTACACCTTTTCTTGGTGCAAGAGTTCGAAAAAATTTTATTTGGAATGAATACGAATTTAATGACGGAATACTTGTGTTACTTGACATATACGGTACGAATCATGATCCATGTATATGGAAGAATCCTAATGAATTCCACCCAGAGAGATTTAAGGAATGGAAGGGTAGTTTGTTTGATTTCATACCACAAGGTGGAGGTGACCCTGCCAAGACACACCGATGCCCAGGGGAGGGTATCACTATTGAAATTATGAAAACCAGTCTGAATTTCCTTATCAATAGGATTGAATTTGAAGTTCCAGAGCAAGATTCAAGCTATAGTTTGGTAAGAATACCGACATTCCCTGAAAGTGGATTTGTTATGACTAATATTAAAAGAAAAATTCAAACTATAGATAAATAA
- a CDS encoding type III restriction-modification system endonuclease — MKFKFKIQYYQTKAVESVINVFKGQPFKGYVKYTRDLGIRKNRNEQQVSFLNSADNRIKPKEIEDNQYSDGFENPEIILSNDEILSNIKDIQSLNNIKVSDKLIKHLGKCSLDVEMETGTGKTYVYIKTIFELNRKYGFSKFIIVVPSIAIREGIKKSFEMTEEHFMEYYHKKARYFIYNSKNLNALDSFSSSSNINVMIINMQAFNAKGADARRIYEKLDEFQSRRPIDVIAANRPILIIDEPQKLGGKKTQESLKLFNPLFCLNYSATHKEKHNLVYVLDALDAYNERLVKKIEVKGFEVKNFRGTGKYLFLDDIIVSSKKPPRAKIELEIKYSKSINREARIFDVGDNLYIVSNNAEQYKENFVINEINPIDGTVTFTNGLIITKGTVVGDISEKDMRRIQIRETIASHFEKEEKLFNKGIKTLSLFFIDEVAKYRVYDENGEEENSEYATVFEEEYINILNDYITLINTPYTKYLKDIDVKDTHKGYFSIDKKTKRIVNSITKGKSTESDDILAYDLILKNKERLLSFEEPTRFIFSHSALREGWDNPNIFQICTLKHSDSSTQKRQEVGRGLRLCVDQNGDRIDENYSGIDKNNIHDINKLTVIASESYKNFAEGLQKDIKEVLYDRPKKATQEYFMGKKVLVNDEVVEINKRQAKEIYRYLIKNDYVDANDNVTENYRLDIENKCMAPLPDDLISIMDGVQKLIQSIFGESVLDTMIENGNKTKVKKNELNENFYKEEFQALWNYINHKYAYTVDFNSGELIKKSIKHIDKHMFVSELQYTLSQAEQKDNLDINELERGESFKNVSSSTKELKHSELSAIKYDLVGKIAEGTVLTRKTIVEILKGIQPNIFSMFKYNPEEFIIKCIKLIREQKATMIVNHITYNQIDGTYDSSIFTAENKGKDFSKSFLAKRHIQDYVFTDGTAEKSIERKFVEDLDGAKEVSVYAKLPRTFRIPTPVGNYSPDWAIAFKEGTVKHIYFIAETKGTMESMHLRKIEEAKITCAKKLFNELSTSHVKYHEVDSYQSLLNIMGSL; from the coding sequence ATGAAGTTTAAATTTAAAATACAGTATTATCAGACTAAGGCAGTGGAAAGTGTTATAAATGTTTTTAAAGGACAACCATTTAAAGGATATGTTAAATACACTAGGGACTTAGGTATAAGGAAAAATAGAAATGAACAACAAGTTTCATTCTTAAATAGTGCCGATAATAGGATAAAACCAAAAGAAATAGAAGATAATCAGTATAGTGATGGGTTTGAAAATCCAGAAATTATCCTTAGTAACGATGAAATATTAAGCAATATAAAAGATATTCAATCTTTAAATAATATAAAAGTATCTGATAAACTAATTAAGCATTTAGGAAAATGCAGTCTTGATGTTGAGATGGAGACGGGTACCGGTAAAACCTATGTATATATAAAAACCATATTTGAGTTAAATAGAAAATATGGTTTTAGCAAGTTTATTATAGTAGTTCCTTCTATCGCAATTAGGGAAGGTATAAAAAAGAGCTTTGAAATGACAGAAGAACATTTTATGGAATACTATCATAAGAAGGCGAGATATTTTATTTATAATAGTAAAAACTTAAATGCTCTGGACAGCTTTAGCAGTAGCTCAAATATTAATGTAATGATAATAAACATGCAAGCTTTTAATGCAAAGGGAGCTGATGCTAGAAGGATTTATGAAAAACTTGATGAGTTTCAAAGCAGACGTCCTATTGATGTTATAGCAGCTAATAGACCAATTTTAATAATTGATGAACCACAAAAGTTAGGCGGTAAAAAAACACAAGAATCACTAAAATTATTTAATCCACTTTTCTGTCTAAATTACTCGGCTACCCATAAAGAAAAACATAATTTAGTTTATGTACTAGATGCACTAGATGCGTATAATGAAAGATTAGTAAAAAAAATAGAAGTAAAAGGTTTTGAAGTGAAAAACTTTAGAGGAACAGGAAAATATTTATTTTTAGATGATATTATCGTTTCTTCAAAAAAACCACCTAGGGCAAAGATAGAATTGGAAATTAAGTATAGTAAATCAATTAATAGAGAAGCACGAATATTTGATGTAGGTGATAATCTTTATATAGTTTCAAATAATGCGGAGCAGTATAAAGAAAATTTTGTAATCAATGAAATTAATCCTATAGATGGAACTGTTACTTTTACTAATGGATTAATTATTACTAAAGGTACTGTAGTTGGAGATATTTCTGAAAAAGATATGAGAAGAATTCAAATAAGAGAAACTATTGCTTCTCATTTTGAAAAGGAAGAAAAATTATTTAATAAAGGCATTAAGACCTTATCCCTTTTCTTTATAGATGAAGTAGCTAAATACAGAGTTTATGATGAAAATGGCGAAGAGGAAAACTCAGAATATGCAACGGTCTTTGAAGAAGAATATATAAATATTTTGAATGACTATATTACTTTGATAAACACCCCATATACTAAATATTTAAAAGATATTGATGTAAAGGATACACATAAAGGGTATTTTAGTATTGATAAGAAGACAAAAAGAATAGTCAATTCAATTACAAAAGGAAAGAGTACAGAAAGTGACGATATATTAGCTTATGATTTAATATTAAAGAACAAAGAACGTTTATTGAGTTTCGAAGAACCTACAAGATTTATATTTTCACATTCAGCTTTAAGAGAAGGTTGGGACAATCCTAATATATTTCAAATATGTACTTTAAAACATAGCGATAGTTCAACGCAGAAACGACAAGAAGTAGGAAGGGGTCTCAGATTATGTGTAGATCAAAATGGTGATAGAATAGATGAAAATTACTCTGGAATCGACAAAAACAATATTCATGATATAAACAAATTAACTGTAATTGCAAGTGAGAGTTATAAAAATTTTGCAGAGGGATTACAAAAGGATATTAAAGAAGTTTTATATGATAGGCCGAAGAAAGCAACACAAGAATATTTTATGGGAAAGAAAGTTTTAGTTAATGATGAAGTAGTGGAAATTAATAAAAGACAAGCTAAAGAAATCTATAGGTATTTAATAAAAAATGATTATGTTGATGCAAATGATAATGTAACTGAAAATTATAGATTAGATATAGAAAATAAATGTATGGCTCCTTTACCTGATGACTTAATTTCAATAATGGATGGGGTACAAAAGCTTATTCAAAGTATATTTGGCGAAAGTGTATTAGATACTATGATAGAAAATGGAAATAAAACAAAAGTTAAAAAGAATGAACTTAATGAGAATTTTTATAAAGAAGAATTTCAGGCATTATGGAATTATATTAACCATAAATATGCTTATACTGTAGATTTTAATAGTGGGGAACTGATTAAAAAATCAATAAAACATATTGATAAGCATATGTTTGTATCAGAGTTACAATATACTTTATCTCAAGCTGAGCAAAAGGATAATCTCGATATTAATGAATTGGAAAGAGGGGAATCTTTTAAAAATGTATCTTCATCAACAAAAGAATTAAAACATTCAGAGTTAAGTGCAATAAAATATGATTTAGTAGGAAAGATTGCAGAAGGAACAGTGTTAACAAGAAAGACAATTGTAGAAATATTAAAAGGAATACAACCTAATATATTTTCAATGTTTAAATACAATCCAGAAGAATTTATAATAAAATGTATTAAGTTAATCAGGGAACAAAAAGCAACAATGATAGTAAATCACATTACTTATAATCAAATTGATGGTACATATGATAGTAGTATATTTACAGCAGAAAATAAAGGAAAAGATTTTAGTAAATCATTTTTAGCTAAAAGGCATATTCAAGACTATGTTTTTACTGATGGAACTGCAGAAAAAAGTATAGAACGTAAATTTGTCGAAGATCTTGATGGAGCAAAAGAAGTTAGTGTGTATGCTAAGCTACCAAGAACTTTTCGAATTCCAACACCAGTTGGAAATTATTCTCCAGACTGGGCAATTGCTTTTAAAGAAGGTACGGTAAAACATATTTATTTTATAGCTGAAACTAAGGGAACTATGGAAAGTATGCATTTAAGAAAAATTGAAGAAGCTAAAATTACATGTGCAAAAAAACTATTTAATGAATTATCTACAAGTCATGTTAAGTATCATGAAGTAGATAGTTATCAGTCACTTTTAAATATAATGGGAAGTTTATAA
- a CDS encoding ABC transporter ATP-binding protein has translation MEKVIELINLSKVYKNGRGIQNVNLDIYRGQIFGFLGPNGAGKTTAMKIMTGLVKPDRGDVKILGYSILEEFEKAIHKVGCIIENAEAYSYLTAFENLRQFSRYYNNIDDAKIEEVLDMVGLLKYKDEKPEKFSLGMKQRLGIASSILCDPEIVILDEPLNGLDVEGMIDVRNIIKNLAENKNTTFFISSHLIHDIELTCTHIGVLYNGNLINVDTTKNILNNYASLENYFISEVDRNDRN, from the coding sequence ATGGAAAAAGTTATTGAACTAATTAATTTATCTAAAGTATATAAAAATGGAAGGGGTATACAAAATGTTAATTTAGATATATATAGAGGACAGATTTTTGGTTTTTTAGGGCCAAATGGTGCAGGAAAAACCACAGCCATGAAAATAATGACAGGACTTGTAAAACCAGATAGAGGAGATGTGAAAATATTAGGTTATAGTATATTGGAAGAATTTGAAAAGGCTATTCATAAAGTGGGGTGTATTATAGAAAATGCAGAAGCTTATTCCTATTTAACGGCTTTTGAAAATTTAAGACAATTCTCCAGATATTACAACAATATAGATGATGCTAAAATCGAAGAGGTGTTAGATATGGTAGGGCTTCTAAAATATAAAGATGAAAAACCTGAAAAATTTTCCTTGGGAATGAAACAAAGGCTTGGAATTGCATCTTCAATTTTATGTGATCCTGAAATTGTAATTCTGGATGAGCCCTTAAATGGTTTGGATGTGGAAGGGATGATTGATGTAAGAAACATAATAAAAAATTTAGCAGAAAATAAAAATACTACTTTTTTTATTTCTAGTCACCTAATACATGATATCGAATTAACTTGTACACATATTGGTGTTCTGTATAATGGAAATCTTATCAATGTAGATACTACTAAAAATATATTGAATAACTATGCTTCCTTGGAAAATTATTTTATAAGTGAGGTAGATAGAAATGACAGGAATTAA
- a CDS encoding metallophosphoesterase: MSFLNQNTYWIFFSIIVICILIGITANKFLPYFLRSSFYVLGYYWLAALSYFIIAIIIFNVIVFSNKIIHFSKNLISNNLVFTNLFIVCVVIVTIILLIYGTFNGKKLRIKTYNVNVSKDESILEELNIVMISDIHISNIDDERQNKIINVINNLNPDIVFIVGDILDDIMTFAEHKVIDDFHKINSKYGVYACLGNHDYLNGDLSYVIDKLNESKINVLRDSVVEIAHSFYIIGREDKSYEMISKQKRIKLSNLMKGINSKLPIIMLDHQPINIPEAEDAGIDLQLSGHTHKGQFFPFNFITNKLFKVHYGYLKTGRLQVVVSCGAGTWGPPIRIGSTSEVVNIIVKFQKQIF; the protein is encoded by the coding sequence ATGTCTTTTTTGAATCAAAATACTTATTGGATATTTTTTTCTATTATAGTTATATGTATACTTATTGGGATTACTGCAAATAAGTTTCTACCCTATTTTCTCCGAAGCAGTTTTTATGTTCTGGGTTACTATTGGCTGGCCGCTTTATCTTACTTTATAATAGCCATTATAATTTTTAATGTTATTGTTTTTTCAAATAAGATCATACATTTTTCTAAAAATCTAATTAGTAATAACTTGGTTTTCACTAATTTATTTATAGTATGTGTTGTTATAGTAACGATAATTTTACTTATATATGGCACATTTAATGGTAAAAAGCTTAGAATAAAAACATATAATGTAAATGTGTCTAAAGATGAGAGTATTTTAGAAGAACTTAATATAGTTATGATATCTGATATACATATTAGTAATATAGATGACGAGAGACAGAATAAAATAATTAATGTTATAAACAATTTAAATCCAGATATTGTTTTTATTGTAGGAGATATACTGGATGATATAATGACTTTTGCGGAACATAAAGTGATAGATGATTTTCATAAAATAAACAGTAAATATGGCGTATATGCCTGCTTAGGAAACCATGATTACTTAAATGGAGATTTATCATATGTGATAGATAAACTTAATGAGTCAAAGATTAATGTACTTAGAGATAGTGTGGTAGAGATAGCACACAGTTTTTATATCATTGGACGTGAAGATAAGTCTTATGAAATGATAAGTAAACAAAAACGAATAAAATTGTCAAACCTTATGAAAGGGATAAACAGTAAATTACCAATAATTATGTTGGATCATCAGCCAATAAATATTCCTGAAGCAGAGGATGCTGGAATCGATTTACAGTTATCCGGTCACACTCACAAGGGACAATTTTTTCCTTTTAATTTTATAACAAATAAGCTCTTTAAAGTTCATTACGGATATCTGAAAACGGGAAGATTACAGGTTGTAGTATCATGTGGTGCCGGTACATGGGGACCTCCTATACGTATAGGTTCAACATCTGAGGTAGTAAATATTATTGTGAAATTTCAAAAGCAGATATTTTAA
- a CDS encoding FRG domain-containing protein, which produces MSINQYKRYLLKECNNIDEFWKELCPEKPLGNKRGRFIYRGQRDDTWPLIPSMLRINKKINHKIHIKCEEQVHNELMILNYFVDQCDSIGISIINDSLEFRKKYLDFKVGDGNDKSFIDPSNWPSEELLELMALAQHCGVPTSLIDWSKRSYVAAYFAASSSLKHYEENNDKKLAVWALDIEKIKLYKNIKLIKVPGSTSNNLAAQSGLFTFLKQPGKMGDIFSPKFLENEFENTPDTPLWKITLPVKYSVEILKLCKLYGISGATLFPNYNGVSRSVFDYINTILIK; this is translated from the coding sequence ATGTCTATAAATCAATATAAAAGATACCTTTTGAAAGAATGTAATAATATTGATGAATTTTGGAAGGAATTATGTCCCGAAAAACCTTTAGGAAATAAAAGGGGAAGATTTATTTACAGAGGTCAAAGAGATGATACATGGCCCTTAATTCCCAGTATGTTGAGAATCAATAAAAAAATCAATCATAAGATCCACATAAAATGTGAAGAGCAAGTACATAATGAACTTATGATATTAAACTATTTTGTGGATCAATGTGATTCTATAGGAATCAGTATTATAAATGATTCTCTGGAATTTCGAAAAAAGTATCTAGATTTTAAAGTAGGGGATGGCAATGATAAATCTTTTATTGATCCATCAAATTGGCCCAGTGAGGAATTATTAGAGTTAATGGCATTAGCACAGCATTGTGGAGTACCAACCAGTCTTATTGACTGGTCAAAACGTTCATATGTAGCTGCATATTTTGCTGCTTCATCATCCTTGAAACATTATGAGGAAAATAATGATAAAAAATTAGCAGTATGGGCTTTAGATATAGAAAAGATTAAGTTATACAAAAATATTAAATTAATTAAAGTTCCAGGTTCAACTAGCAACAACCTTGCTGCTCAATCTGGTCTATTTACCTTTCTAAAACAACCGGGTAAAATGGGGGATATATTTTCTCCTAAATTTTTAGAAAATGAGTTTGAAAATACACCAGATACACCTTTGTGGAAAATAACACTTCCTGTTAAATATTCTGTGGAGATACTGAAGCTATGTAAATTATATGGTATTTCAGGTGCAACCTTATTTCCTAATTATAATGGTGTTTCGCGTTCTGTTTTTGACTATATAAATACCATTTTAATCAAGTGA